From a single Asticcacaulis sp. MM231 genomic region:
- a CDS encoding glucokinase has product MADHVLLSDISNGTYLKLAIARRGERPKETAHYACNTLEGFKTSIRDFLDAQGNPRLTGAAISAAGWERGGIIQLPNHGFSIDRADKRGFLNTQRINLVNDFVAKALAIPRTRRG; this is encoded by the coding sequence ATGGCCGACCACGTGCTATTGAGTGACATCAGTAACGGCACCTACCTCAAGCTGGCCATAGCCAGGCGCGGGGAGCGTCCGAAAGAAACGGCGCACTACGCCTGCAACACCCTGGAAGGCTTCAAGACCTCAATCCGTGACTTTCTCGATGCGCAGGGCAATCCGCGCTTGACCGGCGCGGCGATTTCGGCGGCCGGCTGGGAGCGCGGCGGCATTATCCAGCTTCCCAACCATGGCTTTTCGATCGATCGCGCTGACAAGCGCGGCTTCCTCAACACCCAACGAATCAATCTGGTCAATGATTTCGTCGCCAAGGCGCTGGCCATTCCGCGAACTCGAAGGGGGTGA
- a CDS encoding phosphoribosylanthranilate isomerase, whose protein sequence is MPPKVKICGISTLESAKTALNDSADFLGFVHFAKSPRHLPLEAMSGLMQVIRRVNVSTPLVSVVVDPDDDLLTALKNDVRPDLIQLHGKESPERVAEIQRLTGLPLIKAISVSEKADLAGAHAYEPHVAYMMFDAKAPKDAALPGGLGLSFDWSLMRHHVAAKPWFLAGGLSSTNLSAAVQESDASMLDVSSGVESAPGIKDAGLISDFLKAAKSL, encoded by the coding sequence ATGCCTCCAAAAGTGAAAATCTGCGGGATTTCGACGCTTGAGTCGGCCAAAACGGCGCTAAATGACAGCGCTGACTTTTTGGGTTTTGTCCACTTTGCGAAAAGCCCGCGCCATTTGCCCCTGGAAGCCATGTCCGGCCTCATGCAAGTGATTCGCCGGGTAAACGTTTCCACACCTCTTGTCAGCGTTGTCGTCGATCCAGATGACGATCTGCTGACAGCTCTGAAGAACGACGTGCGGCCCGACCTGATCCAGCTCCACGGCAAGGAGAGCCCGGAGCGCGTCGCCGAAATCCAGAGGTTAACGGGCCTCCCCCTGATCAAGGCGATCAGCGTCAGCGAAAAAGCCGATCTGGCCGGCGCCCATGCCTATGAACCGCACGTCGCCTATATGATGTTCGACGCCAAGGCGCCGAAGGACGCCGCCCTGCCCGGTGGACTGGGCTTAAGCTTCGACTGGAGCCTGATGCGTCACCACGTCGCAGCAAAACCGTGGTTTTTGGCCGGCGGCCTGTCATCCACCAACCTGTCCGCCGCCGTACAAGAGAGTGATGCATCAATGCTCGATGTCTCCTCCGGTGTCGAATCCGCGCCGGGCATCAAGGACGCCGGTCTCATTTCAGACTTCCTAAAAGCGGCAAAGTCGCTATAA
- the trpB gene encoding tryptophan synthase subunit beta: protein MSDPVLRPNTYAQPDARGRFGDFGGLYVPETLMPLVLELTQAWQDAKNDPAFWTEFHSLLKHFVGRPSPLYFAERLTEHHGGAKIYFKREELNHTGAHKINNCIGQILLAKRMGRTRIIAETGAGQHGVASATVCAKFDLPLVVYMGAKDVERQAPNVFRMKLMGAEVTPVTSGAGTLKDALNEALRDWVTNVHNTYYMIGTAAGMHPYPEMVRDFQSVIGKETREQILEMEGRLPDAVIACVGGGSNAIGMFHPFIDYDTVKLVGVEASGHGLDVYNGHAASLNGGRPGVLHGNRTYLLQDEDGQILEGHSISAGLDYPGIGPEHAYLHEIKRAQYVTCTDEEALEAFALTSRLEGIIPALESSHAIAKVGDLARQVGKGGIVVLNLSGRGDKDIATVAKHMGEKNGSALS from the coding sequence GTGAGCGATCCCGTCTTGCGACCCAACACCTACGCCCAACCCGATGCCCGTGGCCGGTTTGGTGATTTCGGCGGTCTCTATGTGCCAGAGACCCTGATGCCGCTGGTTTTGGAGCTGACGCAGGCGTGGCAAGACGCCAAGAACGATCCCGCCTTCTGGACCGAATTCCACAGCCTGCTCAAGCATTTCGTCGGCCGCCCGTCGCCGCTCTATTTCGCCGAACGCCTGACCGAGCACCACGGCGGTGCGAAAATCTATTTCAAACGCGAAGAGCTGAACCACACCGGCGCCCACAAGATCAACAACTGCATCGGCCAGATCCTGCTGGCCAAGCGCATGGGCCGCACCCGCATCATCGCCGAAACCGGCGCTGGCCAGCACGGTGTCGCCTCGGCCACCGTGTGCGCCAAGTTCGACCTGCCGCTGGTCGTTTATATGGGCGCCAAGGATGTCGAGCGTCAGGCGCCGAACGTCTTCCGCATGAAGCTTATGGGCGCGGAGGTGACGCCGGTCACCAGTGGCGCCGGTACGCTTAAAGACGCGCTCAACGAAGCCCTGCGCGACTGGGTGACGAACGTCCACAACACCTATTACATGATCGGCACCGCCGCCGGCATGCACCCCTATCCGGAAATGGTCCGCGATTTTCAGTCGGTGATCGGCAAGGAAACCCGCGAGCAGATCCTGGAGATGGAAGGCCGCCTGCCGGACGCCGTCATCGCCTGCGTCGGCGGTGGCTCGAACGCCATCGGCATGTTCCACCCCTTTATCGACTATGACACCGTAAAGCTGGTCGGCGTTGAAGCCTCCGGTCACGGTCTCGATGTCTATAATGGCCACGCCGCCTCGCTCAATGGCGGCCGTCCAGGCGTGCTGCACGGCAACCGCACCTATCTGTTGCAGGACGAAGACGGCCAGATTCTGGAAGGCCATTCAATCTCGGCCGGTCTCGACTATCCCGGCATCGGGCCTGAGCACGCCTATCTGCATGAGATCAAGCGTGCGCAATACGTCACCTGCACCGATGAAGAGGCGCTGGAAGCCTTTGCCCTCACCTCACGGCTCGAAGGCATTATCCCGGCGCTGGAATCCTCGCACGCCATCGCCAAGGTCGGCGATCTGGCGCGCCAGGTCGGCAAGGGCGGCATTGTCGTGCTCAATCTGTCCGGACGAGGTGATAAGGATATCGCAACGGTGGCCAAGCACATGGGCGAGAAGAACGGGAGTGCTTTGTCATGA
- the trpA gene encoding tryptophan synthase subunit alpha, which yields MSIARIDKRFADLKAHNKSAFIAYIMAGDPDLETTFEILKGLPAAGADLIELGFPFSDPMAEGPTIQHAAERSLAAGTKLRDVFMLVKRFREIDQDTPIILMGYMNPVDFLGYERFAQSAADAGADGLIVVDCPPEEADALSDALDANDIALIRLATPTTDDSRLLTLVKRTRGFIYYVSVAGVTGVKSVDADAIAEAVSKVRDAANLPVAVGFGIRTPESAASVARIADAAVVGSALVDEIKTSLLENTPSSVKVLEKAAILAQAVHQARD from the coding sequence ATGAGTATTGCCCGTATCGACAAGCGTTTTGCCGATCTGAAAGCGCACAACAAATCGGCCTTTATCGCCTACATTATGGCCGGTGACCCCGATCTGGAAACCACCTTCGAGATTCTTAAAGGCCTGCCGGCCGCCGGCGCCGATCTGATTGAACTGGGTTTTCCCTTCTCCGATCCGATGGCCGAGGGCCCGACCATCCAGCACGCCGCCGAGCGCTCTCTGGCCGCCGGCACCAAGCTGCGCGATGTCTTCATGCTGGTGAAGCGCTTCCGCGAGATCGATCAGGACACGCCGATCATCCTGATGGGCTATATGAACCCGGTCGATTTCCTGGGCTACGAGCGCTTTGCCCAGAGCGCCGCAGACGCTGGCGCCGACGGCCTGATCGTGGTCGATTGCCCGCCGGAAGAGGCCGATGCCTTAAGCGACGCGCTCGACGCCAACGACATCGCTCTGATCCGCCTGGCCACCCCCACCACCGACGATTCACGTTTGTTAACGCTTGTGAAACGGACTCGCGGCTTTATCTACTATGTCTCGGTAGCGGGCGTCACCGGCGTCAAATCGGTCGATGCCGATGCCATTGCCGAGGCGGTCTCGAAGGTGCGCGACGCCGCCAACCTGCCCGTCGCGGTGGGTTTCGGCATCCGCACACCAGAAAGTGCCGCGTCCGTCGCCCGCATCGCCGATGCGGCGGTCGTGGGCTCGGCTCTGGTCGATGAGATCAAGACTTCTTTACTGGAAAATACCCCATCCAGCGTGAAAGTGCTGGAAAAGGCCGCGATTTTGGCACAGGCTGTGCATCAGGCTCGGGACTAA
- a CDS encoding acetyl-CoA carboxylase carboxyltransferase subunit beta translates to MAMADTSNKGPKLPASAKSAERRERGGWLSKIAPGISNFVNNKRETPENLWVKDPDTGDMIYRSDLEAALWVTPNGRHMRIGPKARMTFTFDDGQWESLPTPEVVEDPLHFSDGKPYKDRLKAARAATGERDVMAIGYGKVQGVNCIVLVQDFAFMGGSLGMAAGEGFIAAAKAAVARKVPMVIFTAAGGARMQEGALSLMQMARTTLAIQELKKAQLPYIVVLTDPTTGGVTASYAMLGDIHLAEPGALICFAGPRVIETTIREKLPEGFQRSEFLVEKGMVDRVVPRSELPEVLGALMSMLMSGKRRAA, encoded by the coding sequence ATGGCTATGGCTGATACGTCTAACAAGGGCCCGAAATTACCGGCCTCTGCGAAATCTGCCGAGCGCCGCGAGCGCGGTGGCTGGCTGAGCAAGATCGCGCCCGGCATATCCAATTTCGTCAATAACAAGCGCGAAACGCCAGAAAACCTGTGGGTGAAAGACCCCGATACCGGCGATATGATCTATCGTTCGGATCTGGAAGCCGCCCTGTGGGTGACGCCCAATGGCCGCCATATGCGCATTGGCCCCAAGGCACGCATGACATTCACCTTCGATGACGGCCAGTGGGAATCCCTGCCGACGCCGGAAGTGGTCGAAGACCCGCTGCACTTCTCCGACGGCAAGCCCTACAAGGACCGCCTGAAGGCTGCCCGCGCCGCCACCGGCGAACGCGATGTCATGGCCATCGGCTATGGCAAGGTGCAGGGCGTCAATTGCATCGTGCTGGTGCAGGATTTCGCCTTTATGGGCGGGAGCTTAGGTATGGCCGCCGGTGAGGGCTTCATCGCCGCCGCCAAGGCTGCCGTGGCACGCAAGGTGCCGATGGTGATCTTCACGGCCGCCGGTGGCGCCCGTATGCAGGAAGGCGCGCTGTCGCTGATGCAGATGGCCCGCACGACGCTCGCCATTCAGGAACTCAAAAAAGCGCAACTGCCCTATATCGTCGTGCTGACCGACCCGACCACCGGCGGCGTCACCGCCTCTTACGCCATGCTGGGTGATATCCATCTGGCCGAACCCGGTGCGCTGATCTGCTTTGCCGGCCCGCGCGTGATCGAGACGACCATCCGCGAAAAGCTGCCGGAAGGTTTCCAGCGCTCGGAATTCCTGGTTGAAAAGGGCATGGTCGATCGCGTCGTGCCGCGCTCTGAACTGCCTGAAGTGCTGGGTGCTTTGATGTCGATGCTAATGAGCGGCAAGCGCCGCGCCGCCTAA
- a CDS encoding folylpolyglutamate synthase/dihydrofolate synthase family protein: protein MTDRLLPFDAPLERLKALHPKLIDLNLDRMLRVCEVLGRPQDKLPPVVHVAGTNGKGSTIALLRAMAEAQGLRVHVYTSPHLVRFAERIRLACTLIGEDYLADCLNRVEIANDGQALTFFKSTTAAAFLAFSETPADLLLLETGLGGLLDATNIIAQPKLTIITPIDYDHQAFLGNDLKTIASQKAGIFKRGAPALSARQPEEASQALERQALKLGVSLTSIGQGIDAWREGDRLIFQDEDALYDLPLPVLAGEHQIENAALAIKTALMLGLTLDAIETGLTTAQWPGRLQALKAGPLFEGLKNRASELWLDGGHNPHAARALRDFIDWRQARDPKPLHLICGLINTKDATEFFGHFAGLAAQITCVPFSSDAAIAPAELAQAAQSKGLTAVIAASPLEAIQALPHTPLRVLICGSLYLVGDCLALSPETYPV, encoded by the coding sequence ATGACCGACCGCCTTCTGCCCTTTGACGCACCGCTTGAACGCCTGAAAGCCCTGCATCCCAAGCTGATCGACCTCAATCTCGACCGGATGCTGCGCGTCTGTGAAGTCCTGGGGCGTCCGCAAGATAAGCTTCCGCCGGTCGTGCATGTGGCCGGCACCAACGGTAAGGGCTCGACCATCGCCCTGCTGCGCGCCATGGCTGAAGCGCAAGGCCTGCGGGTTCATGTCTATACCTCGCCGCACCTCGTCCGTTTCGCCGAACGCATTCGCCTCGCCTGTACATTGATTGGTGAGGACTATCTGGCCGATTGCCTCAACCGCGTCGAGATCGCCAATGACGGTCAAGCCCTGACCTTCTTTAAATCGACCACCGCCGCCGCCTTCCTGGCCTTTTCCGAAACGCCCGCCGACCTGCTGCTGCTGGAGACCGGTCTTGGCGGCCTGTTAGATGCCACCAACATCATCGCCCAGCCAAAGCTGACGATCATCACGCCGATCGATTACGATCATCAGGCCTTCCTCGGCAACGATCTCAAGACCATCGCCAGTCAGAAGGCCGGTATCTTCAAACGCGGCGCACCCGCCTTGAGCGCCCGTCAGCCGGAAGAGGCCTCGCAGGCTCTGGAGCGGCAGGCGCTGAAACTGGGCGTGTCCCTCACCAGCATAGGGCAGGGCATAGATGCCTGGCGCGAAGGCGACCGGCTGATCTTTCAGGATGAAGACGCGCTCTATGACCTGCCGCTACCCGTTCTGGCGGGGGAACACCAGATCGAGAATGCCGCACTCGCCATCAAGACCGCGCTCATGCTCGGCCTCACCCTAGACGCCATCGAGACCGGCCTGACGACGGCCCAATGGCCCGGCCGCCTGCAAGCGCTTAAAGCGGGGCCGCTGTTTGAAGGGCTGAAGAACCGGGCGTCCGAACTCTGGCTGGATGGCGGGCATAATCCCCACGCCGCACGGGCCTTGCGTGACTTTATCGACTGGCGGCAGGCGCGCGACCCGAAGCCTCTGCACCTGATCTGTGGCCTGATCAACACCAAGGACGCCACAGAGTTCTTCGGCCATTTCGCGGGTCTCGCGGCACAGATTACCTGCGTCCCGTTCAGCAGCGATGCCGCCATTGCACCTGCCGAACTGGCGCAGGCCGCGCAAAGCAAAGGGCTCACGGCGGTGATCGCCGCAAGCCCTCTGGAGGCTATCCAAGCCCTGCCGCATACGCCCTTGCGGGTGCTGATCTGCGGCTCGCTCTATCTCGTCGGCGATTGTCTGGCCTTGAGTCCTGAAACCTATCCTGTCTGA
- a CDS encoding DUF418 domain-containing protein — MTTTKPSFVPRMEGLDALRGFALMGLFFVHMPELYELYWAHPVADPVQLMWHDTIFTIFAGKSFALLALCFGVSFFIIMDRTGKRGVDFTGRFVWRLVLLGVIGVLHGLWYRGDVLEVLALMGLFLIPFYRLRSNAIILILATFFLLQPLMIVQMISAYNGATWANTPPDYWTAPTPDAYLTGKSLIETIRINWVDGHPFKWDFMLKAGRLSQILGLSLIGMVLGRIDFFGQPEKFRTLRLTALTIAAAVTVGLWLGKPSLVTLVPRSDAVFMPRSLWDSMLSGWFDLSLMTVLMMGFLSLYYSFGHKVLNLLAPVGRMTLTLYVGQSLIFVPVFYSFGLGMHATMVQSTAVLIAIVVFALQVVFAHLWFKAFLYGPLEWLWRAGTYLTLKVPFIRSAQTSL; from the coding sequence ATGACCACCACCAAACCCAGTTTCGTGCCCCGTATGGAGGGGCTTGACGCCTTGCGCGGCTTCGCCCTGATGGGGCTGTTCTTCGTCCATATGCCCGAACTCTACGAACTGTACTGGGCGCATCCAGTCGCCGATCCGGTCCAGCTTATGTGGCACGATACCATCTTCACGATCTTCGCCGGCAAGTCGTTCGCGCTGCTCGCCCTGTGCTTTGGCGTCAGTTTCTTCATCATCATGGATCGCACCGGTAAACGCGGCGTCGATTTCACCGGCCGCTTTGTCTGGCGGCTTGTGCTGCTCGGTGTGATCGGCGTCCTGCACGGCCTGTGGTATCGCGGCGATGTGCTGGAAGTGCTGGCCCTGATGGGGCTGTTCCTTATTCCTTTCTATCGCCTGAGATCGAACGCCATCATTTTGATTTTGGCGACCTTCTTCCTGCTCCAGCCCCTGATGATCGTGCAGATGATCAGCGCCTATAACGGCGCCACATGGGCCAATACCCCGCCCGATTACTGGACCGCCCCCACGCCCGACGCCTATCTCACCGGCAAGAGTCTCATCGAGACCATCCGCATAAACTGGGTTGATGGCCATCCGTTCAAATGGGACTTCATGCTGAAAGCCGGACGCCTGAGCCAGATTCTTGGCCTGTCGCTGATCGGCATGGTGCTGGGCCGTATCGACTTTTTCGGCCAGCCGGAAAAGTTCCGCACTCTTCGCCTCACCGCCCTAACCATTGCGGCGGCGGTCACCGTTGGTCTGTGGCTGGGCAAGCCGTCGCTGGTGACTTTGGTGCCGAGGTCGGATGCCGTCTTCATGCCGCGTTCCTTGTGGGATTCGATGCTGTCGGGCTGGTTCGACCTCAGCCTGATGACGGTGCTGATGATGGGCTTCCTGTCGCTCTATTACAGCTTCGGCCACAAGGTGCTGAACCTGCTGGCGCCGGTCGGCCGCATGACCCTGACGCTTTATGTCGGCCAGTCGCTGATCTTCGTGCCGGTGTTTTACAGTTTCGGACTGGGGATGCACGCCACCATGGTGCAATCAACCGCTGTGCTGATCGCCATTGTCGTCTTCGCGCTCCAGGTCGTCTTCGCGCACCTGTGGTTCAAGGCATTCCTCTACGGACCGCTCGAATGGCTGTGGCGCGCCGGAACCTATCTGACGCTCAAGGTGCCGTTTATTCGCAGCGCGCAGACCTCACTTTAG
- the rbfA gene encoding 30S ribosome-binding factor RbfA, with the protein MSLMKYSSSKDKSQRAQGNKAHGRTPTDLGPTQRQLRAGELVRHALVEILRDEDIHDEALAGVSITITEVRCSNDLRHATVFVEPLGAGLASDQAAVTITKDQIGPAVAALNKHAKFLRGVLGRHIEMKFTPELRFLHDESFNEAARIDALFMRPDIARDLHHDDEDGLS; encoded by the coding sequence ATGAGCCTGATGAAATACAGCTCTTCCAAAGACAAGTCCCAGCGGGCGCAGGGCAACAAGGCCCACGGCCGCACGCCCACGGACCTCGGCCCCACCCAGCGCCAGTTGCGCGCCGGCGAACTGGTGCGCCACGCCCTGGTCGAAATCCTGCGCGATGAGGATATCCACGATGAGGCCCTGGCGGGCGTCTCGATCACCATCACCGAAGTGCGCTGCTCCAACGATCTGCGCCACGCCACCGTGTTCGTCGAACCGCTCGGCGCCGGTCTGGCCAGCGATCAGGCGGCCGTGACCATCACCAAGGACCAGATCGGTCCGGCAGTGGCGGCGCTGAACAAGCACGCGAAATTCCTGCGCGGGGTCCTGGGCCGTCATATCGAGATGAAATTCACGCCAGAACTACGCTTCCTGCATGATGAAAGCTTCAATGAAGCCGCACGGATCGACGCTCTGTTCATGCGTCCGGATATCGCCCGCGATCTGCATCATGATGATGAGGATGGGCTTAGTTAA
- the truB gene encoding tRNA pseudouridine(55) synthase TruB — protein MARKKKGEAIHGWICFDKPLEMTSTSAVGKIRWLFQAQKAGHAGTLDPLATGILPIALGEATKTVPYLMEADKTYSFTVTFGKTTDSYDAEGRVTAESDARPTRDAIEATLPQFIGVIEQVPPAFSAIKVDGKRAYDLARQGVEVELKGREIEVFDLTLDAFDTETASFTLHCGKGTYVRSIARDICLELGVCGHVTTLRREAVGAFETKDSITLEKLEELVHRNAHLEALLGVETALDDIPGLPVTQDEAARLKQGRDLALLPRQIELLNAALKARLDDGYAEFPDTVQAVFNGQVLALCELRGGTLHPSRLLNL, from the coding sequence ATGGCCCGAAAGAAAAAAGGCGAAGCGATCCACGGCTGGATCTGTTTCGACAAACCCCTTGAAATGACCTCGACCTCGGCGGTCGGGAAAATCCGCTGGCTGTTCCAGGCGCAGAAGGCCGGTCACGCCGGCACGCTTGATCCGCTGGCCACCGGCATCCTGCCGATCGCGCTCGGCGAAGCCACCAAGACCGTGCCTTACCTGATGGAAGCCGACAAGACCTACAGTTTCACCGTCACCTTCGGCAAAACCACCGACAGTTACGACGCCGAAGGCCGCGTGACGGCTGAATCCGATGCCCGCCCGACGAGGGACGCCATCGAAGCCACCCTCCCCCAGTTTATCGGCGTGATCGAGCAGGTGCCGCCGGCGTTTTCGGCCATCAAGGTCGATGGCAAGCGCGCCTATGATCTGGCGCGTCAGGGCGTCGAGGTCGAACTGAAAGGCCGCGAGATCGAGGTATTCGACCTGACGCTCGATGCTTTCGACACCGAAACCGCCAGCTTTACGCTCCATTGCGGCAAGGGCACCTATGTCCGCTCGATCGCGCGCGACATCTGCCTGGAACTGGGTGTTTGCGGTCACGTCACCACGCTTCGCCGCGAGGCGGTGGGTGCGTTTGAAACAAAAGACTCAATAACACTGGAAAAGCTTGAGGAATTAGTGCATAGGAACGCCCATCTTGAGGCTTTACTTGGCGTAGAGACGGCACTGGACGACATCCCGGGCCTGCCTGTGACGCAAGATGAGGCCGCAAGATTGAAGCAGGGACGCGACCTTGCCCTTCTGCCCCGTCAGATTGAACTGTTAAATGCGGCTCTCAAAGCCCGTCTCGATGACGGCTATGCGGAGTTTCCCGATACGGTTCAGGCGGTGTTTAACGGGCAGGTATTGGCCTTGTGCGAACTGCGCGGCGGAACACTTCATCCGTCGCGTCTTTTAAATCTTTAA
- the rpsO gene encoding 30S ribosomal protein S15 → MSITADRKTEVIKTHARTEGDTGGAEVQIAILTERIANLTEHFKEHKKDNHSRRGLLKMVSQRRRLLDYLKNRHTDRYTAILATLNLRR, encoded by the coding sequence ATGTCGATTACCGCTGATCGCAAGACAGAAGTCATCAAAACCCACGCCCGTACCGAAGGTGATACCGGTGGTGCAGAAGTGCAAATCGCAATCCTCACGGAACGCATTGCCAACCTGACCGAACACTTCAAGGAACACAAGAAGGACAACCACAGCCGTCGCGGCCTCCTGAAAATGGTGTCGCAACGTCGTCGTCTTCTTGACTACCTTAAGAACCGTCACACCGACCGCTACACCGCTATCCTCGCCACGCTCAACCTGCGTCGCTAA
- a CDS encoding dienelactone hydrolase family protein, translating into MKYTTGLSLIALMTLALAGSVVAQNAPPPNMPVFPPQTAEEKAKSDADQAAYAKAPDTEGSGAYPAMKEQDPGLPNHVVYRPKDLSKVAQGALGIVAWGNGACSADGAGSRLHLAELASYGYVVIAPGGIYSGPGSTPEPKRPEGAAPGTATTGADVKAGLEWALAENARSGSPYFGKIDPAKIAVSGFSCGGIQALGLAGDPRVKAVIIDNSGTFPDGNNFLSALNVTKATLKTLHTPILYILGGPKDIAYKNGMDDFEHINHVPVIVANNSASHGGDFLRPNGGPSAKVAVQWLEWQLRGDKTAEAYFVGEACGLCTDKEWTIQRKNFPTGK; encoded by the coding sequence ATGAAATACACAACCGGACTAAGCCTTATCGCCCTCATGACCCTGGCCCTGGCCGGTTCGGTCGTGGCCCAAAATGCTCCGCCGCCGAACATGCCGGTCTTTCCGCCGCAAACCGCCGAGGAAAAGGCCAAATCCGATGCTGATCAGGCGGCCTACGCCAAGGCGCCGGATACCGAAGGCTCAGGTGCCTATCCGGCGATGAAGGAACAGGACCCCGGCCTTCCCAATCACGTTGTCTATCGGCCAAAGGATTTGTCGAAGGTGGCTCAGGGCGCGCTTGGCATTGTGGCCTGGGGCAATGGCGCCTGTTCGGCCGATGGCGCGGGTTCGCGTTTGCATTTGGCGGAGCTGGCCTCCTACGGTTATGTGGTCATCGCGCCCGGCGGCATCTATTCCGGCCCCGGCTCGACCCCGGAACCTAAGCGTCCGGAAGGTGCCGCTCCCGGCACGGCAACGACCGGTGCAGATGTGAAGGCAGGCCTCGAATGGGCATTGGCGGAAAACGCCCGCTCTGGCAGCCCCTATTTCGGCAAGATTGATCCCGCCAAGATTGCGGTGTCCGGCTTTAGCTGCGGGGGCATTCAGGCCTTAGGTCTGGCTGGCGATCCGCGCGTGAAAGCGGTCATCATCGACAACAGCGGCACCTTTCCGGACGGCAACAATTTCCTCTCCGCATTAAACGTTACTAAGGCAACGCTTAAAACCCTGCATACCCCTATCCTCTATATTCTGGGCGGGCCGAAAGATATTGCTTACAAGAACGGCATGGATGACTTTGAGCACATCAATCATGTGCCGGTCATCGTGGCGAATAACAGCGCCTCGCATGGCGGCGATTTCCTGCGCCCCAATGGTGGACCGTCCGCCAAGGTGGCTGTGCAGTGGCTGGAATGGCAGTTGCGCGGTGACAAGACGGCTGAAGCCTATTTCGTCGGTGAGGCCTGCGGCCTTTGCACGGATAAGGAATGGACCATCCAGCGTAAGAACTTCCCAACTGGCAAGTAG
- a CDS encoding pentapeptide repeat-containing protein translates to MTPEPATTITDQILDRGAVLLLANKGEPVKLVGCEVEEVDLSDFILNGWVFEDCLFRKTKFVSAKLERAQFIKCKGAHADFTSAILIESRFTGCDFNNSLFRGATLSQSRFQRCKLTGANLLDTRALDVTFEECRLNDARLRGFSFSKQTLKSLDMHNAELHRCDFRQTVFEDCSLRDAILTDARFEGADLRGTDIGGVRLEDARRFKGATISRAQAAELLSELGLHVR, encoded by the coding sequence ATGACCCCAGAACCGGCCACCACCATCACTGATCAAATCCTCGACCGTGGCGCGGTCCTGTTGCTGGCCAATAAGGGCGAGCCCGTCAAGCTGGTCGGCTGCGAGGTCGAAGAGGTCGATCTGTCCGATTTCATCCTCAATGGCTGGGTGTTCGAGGACTGCCTGTTCCGCAAGACGAAGTTCGTCAGCGCCAAGTTGGAACGCGCGCAGTTCATCAAATGCAAGGGTGCGCACGCCGATTTCACCAGCGCCATCCTGATCGAGTCGCGGTTCACCGGCTGTGATTTCAACAACAGCCTGTTTCGTGGCGCCACCCTGTCGCAATCGCGTTTTCAGCGCTGCAAACTGACCGGCGCCAATCTGCTCGATACCCGCGCGCTCGATGTCACCTTTGAGGAATGCCGCCTGAACGACGCCCGCCTGCGCGGCTTTTCCTTCAGCAAGCAGACGCTGAAATCGCTCGACATGCACAATGCCGAACTGCATCGCTGCGATTTCCGCCAGACCGTCTTTGAAGATTGTTCTTTACGCGACGCCATCCTCACCGATGCGCGCTTTGAAGGGGCTGACCTGCGCGGCACCGATATCGGCGGCGTCCGGCTGGAAGATGCCCGCCGGTTCAAGGGCGCCACCATCTCGCGCGCTCAGGCCGCCGAACTGCTCTCCGAACTCGGCCTGCATGTTCGCTAA
- a CDS encoding dihydrofolate reductase family protein, translating into MRTLSVFNNISLDGYFTDARNDMSWAHGTDDADFNAFVAGNASGDGVLVFGRITYDMMAGWWPSDMAAQAMPEVAAGMNRMTKYVFSRSITSADWQNTQVFNEDAVEAMRRLKAEAGGAMVVLGSGSLVAQLAMAGLVDDYQVVVCPVVLGAGRSMFEGNDRRDLTLTQSRAFSNGKVFLRYR; encoded by the coding sequence ATGCGAACACTCAGCGTCTTCAACAACATCAGCCTTGATGGCTATTTCACCGACGCCCGCAACGATATGAGCTGGGCCCACGGCACCGATGATGCCGATTTCAACGCCTTCGTCGCCGGCAATGCGTCGGGCGATGGTGTGCTGGTGTTCGGCCGCATCACCTACGACATGATGGCCGGCTGGTGGCCCAGCGACATGGCGGCGCAGGCCATGCCCGAGGTTGCGGCAGGCATGAACCGCATGACGAAGTACGTTTTTTCCCGCTCGATAACGTCAGCGGACTGGCAGAACACGCAGGTTTTCAACGAGGATGCGGTCGAGGCCATGCGCCGCCTGAAAGCGGAAGCCGGCGGCGCCATGGTGGTGCTTGGCAGCGGCAGTCTGGTGGCCCAACTGGCCATGGCCGGTCTCGTCGATGACTATCAGGTGGTGGTGTGCCCGGTCGTGCTTGGCGCTGGCCGTTCGATGTTTGAGGGTAATGACCGGCGCGACCTGACCCTGACGCAGAGCCGCGCTTTCAGCAACGGCAAGGTGTTTCTGCGCTACCGTTAG